One genomic segment of Erysipelotrichaceae bacterium 66202529 includes these proteins:
- the hxlB gene encoding 6-phospho-3-hexuloisomerase: MNNKEYASIVLNELTHTLTSIDETKAEKFVELIDEAEEVFCAGAGRSGFQVKGFAMRLMHMGVASYVVGETCTPNIKKGGVLVVCSGSGETKSLVNHAAKAKEMGARVALITINPQSTIAGMADVVIEISAPSPKSAKQGDIKSIQPMGSLFEQSEGIFMDIAVMMLMERRGKDSDTMFGRHANME; the protein is encoded by the coding sequence ATGAACAATAAGGAATATGCCAGCATTGTATTGAACGAGCTGACACATACGCTGACATCCATTGATGAGACAAAAGCAGAAAAATTTGTTGAGCTGATCGATGAGGCAGAGGAGGTTTTCTGTGCTGGTGCCGGAAGAAGCGGCTTTCAGGTAAAGGGCTTTGCCATGCGTCTGATGCATATGGGGGTTGCCTCCTATGTAGTTGGGGAAACCTGTACACCGAATATCAAAAAGGGCGGTGTTCTGGTCGTATGCAGCGGTAGCGGTGAAACAAAATCACTTGTGAATCATGCCGCAAAGGCAAAGGAAATGGGAGCGCGTGTTGCGTTGATTACCATCAATCCCCAGTCTACGATCGCAGGCATGGCGGATGTTGTGATTGAAATCAGTGCACCTTCCCCTAAGAGTGCAAAGCAGGGGGATATTAAATCCATTCAGCCGATGGGATCGCTGTTTGAACAAAGCGAGGGGATTTTCATGGATATCGCTGTGATGATGCTGATGGAGCGCAGAGGCAAGGATTCCGATACGATGTTCGGCAGACATGCCAATATGGAATAA
- a CDS encoding MFS transporter — MRSQKKNVAMLCLFYFLSYIAFVLPYGYMQTFLEYVGYDVVERGIILSGTAVVAIITQFFIGYLCDKYKTDKRFFNLCLIVFVLSTLVMYQVTQRNFFLHLIFISLVGGMFRTTLAVQDTWTLETSETCRNNFGPIRAFGAIGWMIGSPIGALVVEHYGYPALGYVFAGLAVLNIVLTMFMQDAVKVEKSGGIHASDLKELLLDKKYVVVVLIFLFINVIATADIYTTVDKMMALGAKEGMVGARWSIQAFTELPLFFAGTWLLKKFGDYKLMMFGTFMYILRFLGYAVVQSPEMMIVVTLMQCITYPLIMITSKTLVDDTTPIHLRSSGQTIASAFYVGLSLLITPVIAGAMVSSLGADLTLALIGLSGFIPLGLGILYKRLD, encoded by the coding sequence ATGCGAAGTCAAAAGAAAAATGTGGCCATGCTGTGCCTGTTCTACTTTCTGTCCTATATCGCTTTTGTTTTGCCGTATGGTTATATGCAAACCTTTCTGGAGTATGTCGGCTATGATGTGGTTGAGCGCGGCATCATCCTGTCTGGAACTGCGGTCGTTGCTATTATTACACAATTTTTCATCGGTTATCTGTGTGATAAATATAAAACAGATAAGCGGTTTTTCAATCTCTGTCTGATCGTCTTTGTTCTGTCTACCCTGGTGATGTATCAGGTGACACAGCGCAATTTCTTTCTGCATCTGATTTTTATTTCACTGGTTGGCGGTATGTTTCGTACCACGCTGGCTGTACAGGATACCTGGACGCTGGAAACCAGTGAAACCTGCCGTAACAATTTTGGGCCGATTCGTGCGTTTGGAGCAATCGGCTGGATGATTGGCAGTCCGATTGGCGCCCTGGTTGTCGAGCATTACGGCTATCCGGCACTGGGCTATGTCTTCGCAGGACTCGCTGTGCTGAATATTGTTTTGACTATGTTTATGCAGGATGCGGTTAAGGTGGAAAAAAGCGGTGGGATTCATGCATCGGATTTAAAGGAGCTGCTGCTGGATAAAAAATATGTTGTCGTTGTTCTGATTTTCCTGTTCATCAATGTAATAGCCACGGCGGATATCTATACGACGGTGGATAAAATGATGGCACTGGGGGCGAAGGAAGGTATGGTCGGTGCGAGATGGAGCATCCAGGCCTTTACTGAGCTGCCGCTGTTTTTTGCGGGAACGTGGCTGTTAAAGAAGTTTGGCGATTATAAGCTGATGATGTTTGGTACCTTCATGTACATTCTCCGCTTTCTCGGCTATGCCGTGGTACAGAGCCCGGAAATGATGATTGTGGTAACGCTGATGCAGTGTATCACCTATCCGCTGATTATGATAACCAGCAAGACGCTGGTGGATGATACCACGCCGATCCATCTGCGAAGCAGCGGTCAGACGATTGCCTCCGCCTTTTATGTGGGACTCTCCCTGTTAATTACTCCGGTGATTGCCGGGGCGATGGTCTCCTCACTTGGGGCAGATCTGACACTGGCACTGATTGGACTGAGCGGCTTTATTCCGCTGGGTCTTGGTATTTTATACAAGCGGCTGGATTAA
- a CDS encoding Cof-type HAD-IIB family hydrolase: MIKLAVFDVDGTLVTKGNRRVPASCVKALNELSRKGVRLAIASGRPPFAMEQSLLEQVKFDYFVCSNGAFVRNAQHEVLYHYSFTMEETLKLIRAFKRTDNALMFQCQDAAHCYHGYKRIANMLQNFLGRLDILVDERESDGYQQSTMPLAAVAKIEDCDLAMMKEKFPQFLFTPFDESFYDINGTHNKATGVAHICEAMGWEMQDVISFGDDYNDLEMIRACGIGVAMGDARSAVQDAADYVTGLCSKDGIANALLHYGLIDEGCIHEAVSK, translated from the coding sequence ATGATAAAACTAGCGGTATTTGATGTTGACGGAACTCTGGTAACGAAAGGGAACCGAAGGGTGCCTGCATCGTGTGTAAAAGCTCTCAATGAGCTTTCAAGGAAGGGAGTAAGGTTGGCAATCGCCAGTGGCAGACCTCCTTTTGCTATGGAACAAAGTCTGCTGGAGCAGGTGAAGTTTGATTATTTCGTATGCAGTAACGGGGCGTTTGTGCGCAATGCTCAGCATGAGGTTCTGTATCATTACAGCTTCACCATGGAGGAGACGCTGAAGCTGATCCGTGCCTTTAAACGGACAGACAATGCATTGATGTTCCAGTGTCAGGATGCGGCACATTGCTATCACGGCTACAAGCGCATTGCGAATATGCTCCAGAATTTTTTAGGCAGACTGGATATCCTGGTGGATGAGCGCGAGTCTGACGGCTATCAGCAGTCCACTATGCCGCTGGCAGCGGTGGCGAAGATAGAGGACTGCGATTTGGCGATGATGAAGGAAAAATTCCCGCAGTTTCTGTTTACACCGTTTGATGAAAGCTTTTACGATATCAACGGAACGCATAACAAGGCAACCGGCGTTGCCCATATCTGTGAGGCTATGGGCTGGGAAATGCAGGATGTTATCAGCTTTGGGGACGATTATAACGATTTGGAAATGATTCGTGCCTGTGGAATCGGTGTCGCGATGGGAGATGCCAGAAGCGCGGTTCAGGACGCTGCGGATTATGTTACCGGGTTGTGCAGCAAGGATGGAATTGCCAATGCACTTTTGCATTACGGTCTGATTGATGAGGGATGTATCCATGAAGCTGTTTCTAAGTGA